From a region of the Hippopotamus amphibius kiboko isolate mHipAmp2 chromosome 3, mHipAmp2.hap2, whole genome shotgun sequence genome:
- the LOC130849179 gene encoding growth-regulated protein homolog beta-like, whose product MARAETPAAPRLLRAALLLLLLVAAGQRAAGAPVVTELRCHCLQTLQGIHFKNIQSVSVTPPGPHCGQTEVVATLKNGQEACLNPEAPMVKKIINKMLNKGSTN is encoded by the exons ATGGCCCGCGCCGAgacccccgccgccccccggctCCTCCGCGCCGCgctgctgctcctgctcctggTGGCCGCCGGCCAGCGCGCGGCAG GGGCGCCTGTGGTCACCGAACTGCGCTGCCATTGCCTACAGACTTTGCAGGGAATTCACTTCAAGAACATCCAGAGCGTGTCGGTGACGCCCCCGGGACCTCACTGCGGCCAAACCGAAGTCGT aGCCACTCTCAAGAATGGTCAGGAAGCTTGTCTCAACCCTGAAGCTCCCAtggttaaaaaaatcatcaataaGATGCTAAACAA GGGCAGCACCAACTGA
- the LOC130849534 gene encoding growth-regulated protein homolog beta-like gives MARAATPAAPRLLRAALLLLLLVAAGQRAAGAPVVAELRCQCLQTLQGIHFKNIQSVTVTPPGPHCGQTEVIATLKTGQEVCLNPEAPMVKKVIEKMLNKGSTN, from the exons ATGGCCCGCGCCGCGACACCCGCCGCCCCCCGGCTCCTCCGCGCCGCgctgctgctcctgctcctggTGGCCGCCGGCCAGCGCGCGGCAG GGGCGCCCGTGGTCGCGGAACTGCGCTGCCAGTGCCTGCAGACCTTGCAGGGAATTCACTTCAAGAACATCCAGAGCGTGACGGTGACTCCCCCGGGCCCCCACTGCGGCCAAACCGAAGTGAT aGCCACTCTCAAGACTGGTCAGGAAGTTTGTCTCAACCCTGAAGCCCCCATGGTTAAGAAAGTCATCGAAAAGATGCTAAACAA GGGCAGCACCAACTGA